TCTTCAGGTGCTGCTCATAGATTTCCTTTCTCTCCTAGAACACAATCACACCATCCTTCAGgaatcgttctaatatgctgatttggagctcatttataaataaaagttctTCTTATTACTAATGTTGAGAACAGTTGTACCTAATAtttctgtaatgcatttttttttcaagattctttgatgattagaaagttaagggaacagtatttatttgaaatttttgtaACATAATACATGTCTTTGTTTTCACGTTTTAACAATTGAATGCCTCCTtgctgaattgttttatttttaataaatattatttacaccAAAATATTAATTGGTAATTTATTATGGTtcccacaaatatattaagcatcaagaaatttcagcattgataatataaaatgttcttgAGCACAATATCAGCATACTAGACACGGAAGACTGGTATAATGGTGGcttaaaattcaactttgccatcacaggaacaaattacattttaaaatctattcaaaaaGAAAACCGTTAAAATCATTTAACTGTAGTTTAAACTGTGAGAACATTTAACATGCAAATAAATTAAGCCTTGGTGAGTAACATGACAAATTTTCCAAATGTAGTGTGTGTTTATCTCAGGACAATTATTAGAATTTGCTTAGAAAAACTGCCCAATTCACCATTACTAGACTGAAAGTCTCCAGGAAGAATGCAGAGATGTGATTATGCAAATGATATTTACACTGGAACATCTGAAATCAAAATCAAGAACTTAACAACAGAATAAGGTGGCCTATAGCTGCTATATGTCcctaaaaaaagcattttgaacATTCATTACCTGAAGAGTTGGCAGGTCTATAAATATGTGCCTATCAAGTCTGCCTGGTCTCATAAGTGCATTGTCCAGAATGTCTGCCCGGTTAGTGGAGGCCAGGACAATCACATGATCTGTGGTACCCATTCCTTGAAAAGAGAGAAGGAAAATCTCAGAAGGCCACATGCTGATCATGTTAGCCAATACAGACACTGACTAAAATCAACTGAATAAATATGCAGTGCAGCACCAACTCAATAgtctattacataaaaaaatcaaataaaagttAGGTCAGCAGAGTCAAGGTTTTGCTGTTATCCTGTTACCATAGCAAACACTGCATCCGGGAGATATAAATGAACTCATGCAAGaatgatttagttttattttgaatgaatgtACGTTATAAAATGTAACTAACATGACTTTAATTAAACACAGTATTTAgcttacatttaaagcaaaacatatgtgaataaataaatactttaatgtagCATTTCCCATGTAAAGGGCTTTGATTTAGTTGACTACTCTCGCATTTCTCTAATTATTACCATCCATCTCCACAAGCAGCTGGTTAAGGGTCTGCTCTTCCTCGGTGTTTGAGAAACCAGACATGTTTGTGGACCGTTTCTTCCCCACAGCATCAATCTCATCGATGTAGACGATGCATGGCGCTCGAGCACGAGCCTCTTTGAAAAGACTTCGCACTCTTGCGGCACCAAGGCCTGGGTGAGGAAAGATCATTCAGATGTAAATATGAAGATGTTGCAATAGGATGATTAAATACACAGAGTTTAATGCACTGAATTACCTCCGATCACCTCCACAAACTCTGAACCTGCCATAGCAAGGAAGGGCACCTGAGCTTCTGTTGCCACTGCCTTAGCCAGCAGAGTCTTCCCACAGCCAGGGGGCCCCAGGAGCAGAGAGCCCTTAGGTACCTTGGCCCCAAGCTGAAGGTATCTATCTGGATTcttcaaaaagaaaacagatcaTATGCAAAGAACTCTCTGTAACGTGCATTCCTGCATTACTGTGGCAGTAGAAACTCAAGTACTCAAGGGGGCGCTAGAGTCATCTACAAATGTATATACAAAAACTAGATGTGTTATTACTGAGGTAGCTAGATACAAGCATGTTGACATTTCTGCCATGACTGCAGCTGACCTGAAAGAGAAAACTGACCTGAAAGAAGGTTAACACTTATTAAAGATTACTGTGATTATtatactacaataataataattattgtgctTCCAACAAGAACTATATAATTTTTAGCAACTCATAATCTCATAGCATTATTTATGGaattgcagtatatatatataatttaaagattTAGGTGCAGATTCTGTGCCACTTCTGTTGGTAACAGTCTATCCACCTTACTATTCAATGCGGAAGTAAGCCATTTTCTCTGAATGTGCTAGACTTCCGGTTCATTAGCCGCTGTAGGGAAATATTGAAGAAAATAAAGTGCGGTAAACGGTAAAATTGTTTGCACTAAAAACAATTAGAAAAAAAGCATACATAATTAggataatacattaataatagtgTAAGACACACGTGTTTTAAATATCAGGcagcaaaacaagctgttttgtACAGTTAAAATTAGCTGGAAGCAGATGACACCGGAAGCCAGACACATTAAATTTACTAACGACTGTTCCTGCTCTTACGGCAAAAATAAAGTGGATAGTTTTGCACTATTCTATTCAAACTAACAAGTTATTGATTAAAATGGAAGAATTTGACCTGATGCATACATCTAACAAGAATAGGAAAGACATTTCCCTTATAAAAGGTAAAAGTGCCTCTGGATATCAGTTTAAGGGGACATGAAAAGTTTCTAAGCACCACGCAAAATATGAAAGCTTTGGGAGTCAGCTGTTCACAACAGGCCTAAACCAGTTAAATCACCagcataaaaacacaaaacaatgccTAATTATCGTTATTCCCAAAATCCCAAAAACTATCAAGATCCCACAACTGTAGTTTATGCTAATGTCTGTTATAGGGTCCCCTTTTGCTGAGAATGCAACCTTCTCACATAGCATTATGAATTGCTCTCAGTAATGCAGCACCAAGTAAAACTGAACATGAATAACTAGAAGATTTCACtgcaaaataaatggaaataaagtTTTGGGTCTAACTTTCAGATGCCCTTACCTTTAGATAGTCCACAAACTCTTTGACTTCCATCTTGGCCTCGTGCATTCCCGCGACATCTTTAAAGCTCACACCTTTCCCAGATTTCCCATCAACAATAGTGAATTTAGCCATTTTTAACTGATTCTGGTGGAGCAGGCAGATTATATGACATCAGAAAATGTTTGAATTGTACAATTCTACAATGAATGTAAATGACAGAATCTTGACTTACAAAAGCACTAAAGCCGCCATCTCTCCCACCCATTCCTGCCAGTCGGAAGATGTACCAGAGAATTGCAACCCCAACGGCGGCCATACCGAGTGCATAAAGAGCACTGTGAAGGACAAGAAATTGATCTAGAGATACTTTGTTATGCCAACAGTCGATTTGAATCTTTGTTTCAGGTTGCCAGGATTGCATGCTCTGTGGAAGGTCCAAATTACTCACTTCCCGAAGAAGCCTGTGCGCTTGTAGGTCACTGGTATTCTGTCTCTGGTATCTATATTCAGCTCTTCCTCTGCTGCTCTAAGCTTCTCCTCAAACTTGTCGATATTGGCCACCTGCATTCGGTACATCAGGGCAAGTCTCTACAACAGGAAATTAGTCAAACTGGAATTAATagcaacaattattttaaaatcaaatatggCACTTGTGCGTGAAATGACGTACAGGTCTGCCGAAGATGACTGCACCAGGGTGAAGGTAGATCTCCACAATGTCACTCTCTGGAACCACCTGTACTCGTGACACCTCCCCTTTGGCCAACATTTCATTTACGAAATCGTTCCAGGATATGTTCCCCCCACTGGTGTTGATGGAGTTGAGCAAGCTCATGATGACAGCGATAATAAAGAGCGTGCGCAGTCTTTCCCTATACATCTGGTCCTCCTGCTCTCGTCTCTTTTTCTCTTCTAGGGAGTAAACAATGAAATAAACTAAGTGTGAATAATCTGCCATGAAAGTATATCTTTGAATTACTTCTGTCTGACGGGTCAACAAATTGCATTTATTGACAGTTGTCCCATTCAGCTTGATGTCCTACATAGATGTGCCAATTCCATGTCTATCATTTTACTTCATGGtctcaaaaatttttttttttaactcaaatcaCCTGTAGTCATGTAATAAGCAGGACAGTGTAGGAACGTGATATACATGGTCTACAATAAAACTGTAATCGTCAATAACATTAACAAACATGTAGCTcactttgcatttatttttatttttttacaaaaatacaccATTGCACTGTTATCCTTTCATTATAACCTACTGAAGAAtttgtaacaattaaaaaaaaacgacACACTGGTGTTTTGTTACTGCATTTTGTTGATTGAATTGACAGAGAATGATTCAATGATGCATTCATAAAGATGGACATTtgcttcatttctgaatgaatcagctgtttgaaacaaatcttttaaataataaatgattcaATAACTCATTAAGAAAGGGACTTACTGACAGttgtagttttatatttaaaaaaacatttttatttaaacaaattacattatgttccaatatttaaaacattatcttAAAACAATTCAGTCCCTTATTATtctagttttattaattaattaaatgcaagaattcaacaacaacttttttttttttttttttacatttttaaaagaaaatgcccCTTTAAAGACAAAAAATCATGAGGAAACTGAAGTAGCTACAGATGTTTTGCTCTGTATTGTGAGGCACATTCCAGTGTAACAAATAattgaaaaagacaaaaaacttGTTTACAACTTGGTTCTACCAGTTGTTGAGTGGATTTAGAGATTTGGATGCCGCACTCAAATACAGAGGCAGATGGAAACAAGCTTGTCAGAGTGGGTTTAAGCAGGCTAAATGATCGGAGAAGTCCTgaatatgatattttaaaataaaaaatatacaaataaaccaTTAACAATAAGATGCATTTAGAAAGTAGATTGTAAACTACGGTTTCAAAAATTCTGAAAATACCTTCATCCTCTTCTGGGGTCTTCCCTTTTCCACCTTCTTTCTTTTCATGTCTTCTGTTGGATGTACTGAAATAGTGAGTAGTGCCTGACAGagtgaaaacatttacattacgCCATGCAACATAATTCAGAAAAAGCATTAGGATTCAAAAATCAGAAGTTCTGCATCAAAGCTCTGTCCAaccatccaaaaataaataaataaaattaaccttCATTACTTAATAGATGCAATACTTACCTAATAGTTTCCAAAGTTTCACAGGATTTGTGACCAATTTGTAGCGACAATGGAATTCAAGCCCAATAAGCCTCGGGATTAAAGGCTTTGTCAAAATGTTCTGTGAAACAATGGCAACTTGGTTAATCACCCAAGTAACATCATGGTCATGATCATGCATAACCATAAAGATTACATGCTATTATTATGATCCATCTGTTCGGTtttcacaagaaaaaaataaatataaataaataaatataccaaCATACTTGACTTTTCAAAGGTAATGCACTAATtttattacatataaaaaaaatatctgttcTACATTACATTAAAACTATATGTTCTTTATGAACCGTGTAACTTATATCAGCAATGGACATATTGTGCAAGCTGTCCCACATATACTTAACGTCACTGTTCATAGGATCGCATAAATTCGTAGCATAAATAGACACATTAGCATTGTTAGCATTTACAGAACACTTGATCGACGTTTAAATAACTCACCTGAATGTGTCCTGGTTTTAGGCCTCGTTTGTTTGGAATCACTAAAGGCAAGTATGAAGTCACATTGCTCTCCGGGAGTTTTATGCAGGTTTGAAAACAGCTGAAACGAGACGATAGCGACCAAAGCCGTTTGTCGTAACATTTGCCTCCGCGTTGCAAAAGAAGCGCTGCCATGCTAAATGATGGTTTATCGCGTCGTTTGGATAAAAAACATACTAAACCAACACATATGGCAGTCTTTAATGTGACCTCCCTGAGAGGCGCTTTCACGCATCTGTCATTGTGATTCTGCAGGTCTTATCCAACACAGCCAAATATAGCTGCTGTAAAACGACTGGTCGAATGTATCACACATATACAGAACAAATAAAATGCTTAATACAAAACGGTCTTACATTATACAACTACAAGGCCATTATAAAGCTGTACTGACTACTAAAGCCGTGAACTTTAATGACGTTTACCGTGCGGGCTTGAAAAACAAACATGTCTGTTCAACTTTCACCTTcggaatcagccaatcagaacggAAACAGGCCGAGTACGGGCTGACGGGAAATGTAGTTCTACTTGCACgtttatgaaacaaaaaaaaactacaaacagtTCTAGTTGGGCATGTGCAAAGACAACGACTGTAATCtgatatttaaaatgaagttatagtggaaaaataaatacaatctagTTATGGTGCAGAAATATAGGCAAAATAAATCAGTCATTATTAAGATAAATAATTGATAGTCATGTCGGACTAGTTAGCTTTTTGTCGAAGTAAGATTATACACGTCTGGCTTTCTTATTTGCACTTGCAGGCAGGGGCGCTgccaggaattttgggccccatgacaaaaaatcgaattgggccccctctgcacagctgttgtcaccacatctctaTAGGACCTAACTGTGccatcaaaagctttacataactctaatcaaaggcttgcaactgtcttgctTCTTGTAGTTCAATAACAGTATtagcacaatatttactgctggtgatttgtaaatgcaagtctgcatacagtatgcagttcactatttgatgcaagattaaaagccaccataaaaatgtccttaaagcaacactatgtaacattttttaccttaaaataatgtttccaaaatcgtttCAGTGGTTCATCAGGTTGTAACAGGGTGAAAGCCACTTATGCCTCCCTGGAATGATGCTTAGTCATTAACACAGtggtagctaatttatatgtagttttcaaattaaaataataattaattattctcTCTTTTGACCACATcaatgagaaatttgaatcaaggaatacatttggaaaatattgaataaattatgacaatttagatttttttggtgaactataactacaacttataaaaaatatgatatatatatatatatatatatatatatatatatatatatatatatatatatatatatttcagatcgCTAGTTCACATTTTGGTATTCTATCCATCCTCTGCAGCTGTTATACAGACTAGATATCCAAACGGCCCTTAtccgatcgcaatccaatgacagggacgcacattttgaaagacaatagcctataggatgcattttgaatgtccaatagtcctcaaataacattatagtccaatCTGGTCTAGTTAACGAAAACACGGCATACatttcgtcatcagatattaATTTTAGTCTACAACTAACGAAACACCGCCACTGATGAGTGCGCTAAGGTAGGgccaaaccatttcatgcagatacagggggggggggggggtcggtcAATATGGacgttttattttttggtcagtggtgatatttaacttttattgccaaaataagtaaaatcaaagacagtattattatttgaaatatactcaatgATGATGTTTTATACAGtgtataatataacaaaaatttacaattaatttttacctatttgttgggCCCCCTGTCAGTCAGTCAATTCccccttggaattgtcctaacttttCCCCCCATGCTTGCAGGTATGGGCTTGTGTGTCTTTTATGTTCGGATCTGTtttcatacagtctatggttcggATACGAAGTGAGGGCAGAACACTtgagtataataataacaatacggTCGAGAATAGAGGAGGATGTATCCCAGACAGCTAGTTTAGGCTATTTTCAATAGAGGGGGCCATTGCGTTATTCTGATcgcaagacatttttttttttttttaagaattacagTTACAGTCAGGGGGGTACAACGAGTAAAgcagataaacaaacataaaaaacatacataaacagtGACAAATTTACAAGTTAACTAAAAATTTTAAAGTGTTTACAAATTGAGACACACTTTGTAGCTTTCTTATTTTTCAAACCCAATATTGTGTCTAGGTATTGTAAAATTTCtgctcttaaaataaaaaataaaggcttGTTTCCTCCAAATTTACTCTTATGAATACTAAATTTCGCTAACAGAAGCAGCAGATTAATTAAGTAATATTCCTTATGAAAGGATTTGTCATaagcgaaaaaaaaacaaataaaacatttttaaaacacagtTGAAAGCTGGGCATGACATGAGCCTTAATAAAAGAACAGAAATCTGACCAAAAACACATTGTATGAGGACAActccaaaataaatgataaaatgtttcatcgTGTAGATCACAAAATGTACACACTGTATCAATATCACAATTAAATCTGTTCACAAGATAATAATTACATgggtaatatttataaatgagtTTAAGTGAaatttttttgattttgtttgtgattAAGTATTTGTGAGGAAGTTTCCAGATATTATTCCATAACAGATTATCAGCATAACCATTCCAAAATGATATAATAGCAGGTCTGGAGACAATATCCCTTTGGAGCAAAGCCCTTATCGCAAGACATCGGCGTCACAGCCCTGAGGCTTGTGACGTCAAAtcgaaattaaaacaaaaaccaaCACGTCTAATATACATTTACCAGACAACAGTCAAAGAAACCAAATCGTGCTGTGGCTGATGATCTAGCAATCCGTCACCGACAAACCGTTT
The genomic region above belongs to Carassius carassius chromosome 3, fCarCar2.1, whole genome shotgun sequence and contains:
- the spg7 gene encoding paraplegin, encoding MAALLLQRGGKCYDKRLWSLSSRFSCFQTCIKLPESNVTSYLPLVIPNKRGLKPGHIQNILTKPLIPRLIGLEFHCRYKLVTNPVKLWKLLGTTHYFSTSNRRHEKKEGGKGKTPEEDEEEKKRREQEDQMYRERLRTLFIIAVIMSLLNSINTSGGNISWNDFVNEMLAKGEVSRVQVVPESDIVEIYLHPGAVIFGRPRLALMYRMQVANIDKFEEKLRAAEEELNIDTRDRIPVTYKRTGFFGNALYALGMAAVGVAILWYIFRLAGMGGRDGGFSAFNQLKMAKFTIVDGKSGKGVSFKDVAGMHEAKMEVKEFVDYLKNPDRYLQLGAKVPKGSLLLGPPGCGKTLLAKAVATEAQVPFLAMAGSEFVEVIGGLGAARVRSLFKEARARAPCIVYIDEIDAVGKKRSTNMSGFSNTEEEQTLNQLLVEMDGMGTTDHVIVLASTNRADILDNALMRPGRLDRHIFIDLPTLQERKEIYEQHLKILKLTQPADFYSLRLAELTPGFSGADIANICNEAALHAAREGYKSIDTFNFEYAVERVIAGSVKKSKILSKEEQRVVAFHESGHVLVGWLLEHTEAVMKVSIAPRTNAALGFAQILPKDQYLFTKEQLFERMCMALGGRASEAITFNKVTTGAQDDLRKVTRVAYSMVKQYGMVASVGQVSFPDSNDQGGIGRRPFSQGLQQQMDHEAKMLIAKAYRHTEKLLLDNRDKLILLANTLLEREVVNYDDIEALLGPPPFGPKKMIAPQSWVEAERDKQDTGEDEPRRPQRPLRKDKDDDINLSPA